One genomic region from Cetobacterium sp. 8H encodes:
- the udk gene encoding uridine kinase has protein sequence MKNCILIGVAGGSGSGKTTVAHNLVKAFKSEDAVLVEQDAYYKELTNLTLEEKAAVNFDHPDSIEFDLLKEHLLKLINNEAIERPIYDFTTHSRKDGCIKIEPSKIIIVEGILIFAVPEIRELFDVKIFVDTDADEMILRRIERDMTERGRSFASVKNQYLTTVKPMFLEFCEPSKRYADVIIPRGGENKVAIGMVISNLKRFLQKGVLV, from the coding sequence ATGAAAAATTGCATATTGATCGGAGTAGCTGGTGGAAGTGGAAGCGGAAAGACAACAGTAGCACACAATTTAGTAAAGGCTTTCAAATCAGAGGACGCAGTACTAGTAGAGCAAGATGCTTATTATAAAGAGTTAACAAATTTAACTTTAGAAGAAAAAGCAGCAGTAAATTTTGACCACCCAGATTCAATAGAGTTTGATTTATTAAAAGAACATTTATTAAAATTAATTAACAATGAAGCAATTGAAAGACCAATTTATGATTTCACGACACACTCAAGAAAAGATGGATGTATAAAGATTGAGCCATCAAAAATAATAATAGTAGAGGGAATTTTAATATTTGCAGTTCCTGAAATTAGAGAGTTATTTGATGTGAAAATATTTGTGGATACTGATGCTGATGAAATGATTTTAAGAAGAATTGAAAGAGATATGACTGAGAGAGGAAGAAGTTTTGCATCTGTAAAAAATCAATACTTAACAACAGTTAAACCAATGTTCTTAGAGTTTTGTGAGCCAAGTAAAAGATATGCAGATGTTATAATTCCTAGAGGAGGAGAAAATAAAGTTGCTATTGGAATGGTAATCAGTAACTTAAAAAGATTCTTACAAAAAGGAGTACTAGTATAA
- the mnmA gene encoding tRNA 2-thiouridine(34) synthase MnmA yields the protein MVFMNLEFKKENEKKVIAVAMSGGVDSSTVAYLLKKQGYTIFGVTMKTCGEEDKDAKRICDDLGIEHYLLDVTQEFGDEVIDYFVKEYESGKTPNPCMVCNRKIKFGKLIEFAREKGAEVLATGHYANIVDGTLAIGDDVNKDQVYFLSQIKKENLKYIIFPIGKMEKPLVRDLAKELGVRVYAKKDSQEICFVEDGKLKEFLIERTNGRIEKKGNIVDMNGKVLGKHNGLAFYTIGQRKGLGIASANPLYVVALDKANNRVVVGDNDDLMKDRLIANQLNLLLVNDIKELDGLECFAKARSRDKLHHCVVRVIDNDTIEIHFIGDSIRAVTPGQGAVLYTEDGKVIASSFIVK from the coding sequence ATGGTATTTATGAACTTAGAGTTTAAAAAAGAGAATGAAAAAAAAGTTATAGCAGTAGCTATGAGTGGTGGGGTTGATTCATCAACAGTTGCATATCTTCTAAAAAAACAAGGGTATACAATTTTTGGAGTAACAATGAAAACTTGTGGTGAAGAGGACAAAGATGCTAAAAGAATATGCGATGATTTAGGAATTGAGCACTATCTTTTAGATGTTACACAAGAGTTTGGAGATGAGGTTATAGACTATTTCGTAAAAGAGTATGAGTCTGGAAAAACTCCAAATCCTTGTATGGTTTGTAATAGAAAGATAAAGTTTGGAAAATTGATTGAGTTTGCAAGAGAAAAAGGTGCGGAAGTTTTAGCAACTGGTCACTATGCAAATATCGTTGATGGAACTTTAGCAATCGGTGATGATGTGAATAAAGATCAAGTTTATTTCTTATCACAAATAAAAAAAGAAAATTTAAAATATATAATTTTCCCGATTGGAAAGATGGAAAAACCACTAGTTAGAGATTTAGCAAAAGAACTAGGTGTTAGAGTTTATGCTAAGAAAGATTCTCAAGAAATCTGTTTTGTTGAAGATGGGAAACTAAAAGAGTTTCTAATCGAGAGAACAAACGGAAGAATTGAAAAAAAGGGAAATATTGTAGATATGAATGGTAAAGTCTTAGGAAAACATAATGGACTAGCTTTTTATACAATAGGTCAAAGAAAAGGACTGGGAATAGCTTCTGCAAATCCATTATACGTTGTGGCTTTAGATAAAGCAAACAATAGAGTTGTTGTTGGTGATAATGACGACTTAATGAAAGATAGATTGATAGCTAATCAGCTAAACTTACTTTTAGTTAACGATATAAAAGAGTTAGATGGTTTAGAGTGTTTTGCAAAAGCTCGTTCTAGAGATAAACTACATCACTGTGTTGTAAGAGTAATAGACAACGACACTATAGAGATACACTTTATAGGAGACAGTATCAGAGCTGTAACTCCAGGTCAAGGAGCAGTTTTATATACTGAGGACGGAAAAGTTATAGCAAGTTCATTCATAGTAAAATAA
- a CDS encoding deoxynucleoside kinase, giving the protein MKNVICIEGVVGAGKTTLGELLAKELDIEFFQEPYIDNPFLDKFYSNKERYSLLSQMYFLNKRIDIIEEAATYDGCIMDRSIYGDFLFAKMHLKNGYMTEEEFSLYKSFWEKLISARKNPKLIIYLEINVDNAIKKIVERGRGFELGVERGYWNSLNEEYCDFFDNYTETVVLKINIDNMDIRDNPEDRKIFFDIVKSKLKELDL; this is encoded by the coding sequence ATGAAAAATGTTATCTGTATAGAAGGAGTTGTAGGAGCTGGAAAGACAACCTTAGGAGAGTTATTAGCAAAAGAATTAGATATAGAATTCTTTCAAGAACCATATATAGATAATCCTTTTCTAGATAAATTTTATTCAAATAAAGAGAGATATTCTCTACTTAGCCAGATGTACTTTCTAAACAAAAGGATTGATATCATTGAAGAAGCAGCAACATATGATGGATGTATAATGGATAGAAGTATATATGGAGATTTTCTTTTTGCTAAGATGCATTTAAAAAATGGATATATGACAGAAGAAGAGTTTTCGCTATATAAATCATTTTGGGAAAAACTGATTTCGGCAAGAAAAAATCCTAAGCTAATAATTTATTTGGAAATAAATGTAGACAATGCTATAAAAAAAATAGTTGAAAGAGGAAGAGGTTTCGAACTTGGAGTTGAAAGAGGTTATTGGAACTCTTTGAATGAAGAGTACTGTGATTTTTTTGACAACTATACAGAAACAGTTGTTTTAAAAATAAATATAGATAATATGGATATAAGAGATAACCCTGAAGATAGAAAAATATTTTTTGATATAGTTAAATCAAAACTGAAGGAGTTAGACCTGTAA
- the pdxT gene encoding pyridoxal 5'-phosphate synthase glutaminase subunit PdxT, translating to MKIGVLALQGAFIEHVNSLKKLGVDTILVKKKSDLKDIQGLILPRGESTAIGKLLVDLNLKDEIKMLIENGLPVFGTCAGMILLAKNITNDERKHLAMMDITVKRNAYGRQNDSFCIEENFKGISSKVEMVFIRAPYIEKVGENAEILATVNSNIVAARQKNMLVTSFHPELTSDLKVHQYFIDMIK from the coding sequence ATGAAAATTGGTGTTTTAGCTTTACAAGGAGCTTTTATAGAACATGTTAACTCTTTAAAAAAATTAGGAGTTGATACAATTCTTGTTAAGAAAAAAAGCGATTTAAAAGATATACAAGGACTGATCTTACCTAGAGGAGAAAGTACTGCTATAGGAAAACTTTTAGTGGATTTAAACTTAAAAGATGAGATTAAAATGCTTATTGAAAATGGTCTTCCAGTTTTTGGAACCTGTGCAGGAATGATTCTTTTGGCTAAAAATATCACCAACGATGAAAGAAAGCACCTAGCAATGATGGATATAACTGTAAAAAGAAATGCTTATGGACGTCAAAATGACAGCTTTTGTATTGAAGAGAATTTTAAAGGCATCAGCTCTAAAGTTGAGATGGTTTTTATAAGAGCACCTTATATCGAAAAAGTGGGTGAAAATGCAGAGATTTTAGCTACTGTTAATTCAAATATTGTAGCTGCTCGACAAAAAAATATGTTAGTTACATCCTTTCATCCAGAATTAACTTCAGATTTAAAAGTACATCAATACTTTATTGATATGATAAAATAA
- a CDS encoding LysE family transporter produces MIFLKGIITGIVLSLPFGPVGIYCMEKALTEGEKKAYVSALGMVSVDIIYGIISFLFISKLDHVIVRYETPLKILISVFLIFVGSKKFFGQPTIKELEDDHFTLVQDYFETFLLAIFNISSLLVIAGIYTLLGVLDCIIKDTTVLELGLGIGIGGASMWFTTVFLIYHFKKRVTIDILLKLSKLSGLIILIFGISTIIFAFYK; encoded by the coding sequence ATGATTTTTTTAAAAGGTATTATAACAGGAATAGTATTATCTCTACCTTTTGGACCAGTAGGAATATACTGTATGGAAAAAGCTCTGACAGAAGGGGAGAAAAAAGCTTATGTATCAGCATTAGGAATGGTGAGTGTAGATATTATCTACGGAATAATCTCATTTTTGTTTATAAGCAAGTTAGATCATGTAATTGTTAGATATGAGACACCATTAAAAATTTTAATAAGTGTATTTTTAATTTTCGTGGGAAGTAAGAAATTTTTTGGTCAACCCACTATAAAAGAGTTAGAGGATGATCATTTCACTCTGGTTCAAGACTACTTTGAAACTTTTCTTCTTGCAATATTTAATATTTCTTCTTTACTTGTTATAGCAGGAATATATACTTTACTTGGAGTTTTAGATTGTATTATTAAAGATACAACGGTATTGGAGTTAGGACTTGGAATTGGAATTGGTGGAGCCTCTATGTGGTTTACAACAGTTTTTTTAATATATCATTTCAAGAAAAGAGTAACTATAGATATACTTTTAAAATTGAGTAAACTGTCAGGATTAATAATTCTGATTTTTGGTATTTCAACTATTATATTTGCCTTCTACAAATAG